A single Crateriforma conspicua DNA region contains:
- a CDS encoding alpha/beta hydrolase: protein MSAIETNTAESSVHPKRRPVWRRITAVVLVSYVVVLTAMLMLESYLVFPGASKPNDLKDWQSSPSSATPFEYPSTDDVTITGQLVRHDGGGYIIYFHGNGNKAIWNRGFIQRLSDATSCTVLAAEYRGYNEDGHRPSERKLVDDSLAAVDAMCDEFNIAPDDIIVYGSSLGGGCAAAVAQRRPVAGVILERSFDRLVDVAAGMYPFLPVRWLMKTRFDSVARLKEFDGPILQLHGDKDGIVPIKHARNLESELTSTRRQFIEVKDWNHNDPVDDNLLHRIALWIQSTRQ from the coding sequence ATGTCGGCCATTGAAACCAACACGGCTGAATCATCAGTGCATCCGAAGCGTCGTCCGGTTTGGCGACGCATCACCGCCGTGGTCCTTGTTTCCTATGTTGTTGTGCTGACCGCGATGCTCATGCTGGAATCCTATCTTGTTTTTCCTGGTGCCAGTAAGCCCAACGATCTGAAAGACTGGCAGTCATCGCCAAGTTCCGCCACGCCATTTGAATATCCATCGACCGACGACGTGACGATCACGGGCCAGTTGGTCCGTCACGATGGCGGAGGATACATCATCTATTTTCACGGCAACGGCAACAAAGCCATTTGGAATCGCGGATTCATCCAGCGGTTGTCCGACGCAACATCGTGCACCGTTCTGGCCGCCGAATATCGCGGCTACAACGAAGACGGTCATCGTCCCAGTGAACGAAAGCTGGTCGATGATTCGCTGGCCGCGGTCGATGCAATGTGCGACGAATTCAACATCGCGCCCGATGACATCATCGTATATGGATCGTCACTCGGCGGTGGATGCGCCGCTGCGGTGGCCCAGCGTCGTCCGGTCGCCGGCGTCATTCTGGAACGATCGTTCGACCGCTTGGTCGATGTTGCCGCCGGTATGTATCCGTTTTTGCCGGTCCGTTGGCTGATGAAAACACGCTTTGATTCGGTCGCACGCCTAAAGGAATTTGACGGCCCGATCCTACAGCTTCACGGCGACAAAGACGGCATCGTTCCGATCAAACACGCGCGTAACTTGGAATCGGAATTGACCAGCACGCGGCGGCAATTCATCGAAGTCAAAGATTGGAATCACAACGACCCCGTCGATGACAACTTGTTGCACCGGATCGCCCTTTGGATCCAAAGCACTCGTCAATAG
- the acs gene encoding acetate--CoA ligase, with amino-acid sequence MTDPAANASIDHVLIEDRLFPPPAEFTADAIIRSDQQYQDMYQRAKDDPEAFWREEANEHLHWFEPFGEVLQWEAPHAKWFVGGKTNASYNCLDAHIAAGRGDRTAIIWEGEPGDTRTLTYRQLLSEVCKAAAALQELGVQQGDVVSIYMPMTPELAITMLACARIGAIHSVIFAGFSAESIADRNNDASAKLMVTSDGLHRRGKVLELKKTVDEALAKSPTVQKCLVLRRTAQDDVPMTEGRDVWWHDIVDGQSDDLPAEPLDSETTLFILYTSGSTGKPKGIRHTTAGYNLWAKRTFQWVFDHHDDDIYWCTADCGWITGHSYIVYGPLAAGATCLMYEGAPNYPAEDRFWELVEKYQVTILYTAPTAIRAFIKWGDQHVDKHDLSSLRLLGSVGEGINPEAWMWYHRKIGNEKCPIVDTWWQTETGGIMMSPLPGITATKPGSCTRPLPGVVPVIVDEAGNDVDAEHGGMLLMGQPWPGMLRGIWGDEDRFVDQYWSAVPGKYLTGDNARKDGDGYYWIMGRIDDVINVSGHRLSTIEVESALVSHDAVCEAAVVGRPDDLKGQAIAAFVTVADVEPNEELRNELRQHVRKQIGALAQPDDIRFTATLPKTRSGKIMRRLLRDVASGREVVGDTSTLEDLSALAKLREED; translated from the coding sequence ATGACAGACCCTGCCGCCAACGCCAGCATCGACCACGTCCTGATCGAAGACCGTCTGTTCCCACCGCCCGCGGAATTCACCGCCGACGCGATCATCCGCAGTGACCAGCAGTACCAGGACATGTACCAGCGGGCCAAGGATGATCCGGAAGCCTTCTGGCGTGAAGAAGCCAACGAGCACTTGCACTGGTTCGAACCATTTGGCGAAGTCTTGCAGTGGGAAGCGCCTCACGCGAAATGGTTCGTCGGCGGCAAGACCAACGCCAGCTATAACTGCTTGGACGCGCACATCGCCGCCGGTCGTGGCGATCGCACGGCGATCATCTGGGAAGGCGAACCGGGCGACACCCGCACGTTGACCTATCGCCAGTTGTTGTCCGAAGTCTGCAAGGCGGCCGCGGCACTGCAGGAACTGGGCGTTCAACAGGGCGACGTCGTCAGCATTTACATGCCAATGACACCGGAATTGGCCATCACGATGCTGGCCTGTGCACGGATCGGGGCCATCCACAGTGTGATCTTTGCCGGCTTTAGTGCCGAATCGATCGCCGACCGCAATAACGACGCCAGTGCCAAGTTGATGGTGACCTCCGACGGTCTGCATCGCCGCGGCAAGGTCTTGGAGCTGAAGAAAACCGTTGACGAAGCGCTCGCAAAATCGCCGACCGTTCAAAAGTGTTTGGTGCTGCGTCGCACCGCCCAAGACGACGTTCCGATGACCGAGGGCCGCGACGTTTGGTGGCACGATATCGTCGACGGCCAGTCCGACGATTTGCCCGCCGAGCCGCTGGACAGCGAAACCACCCTGTTCATCCTTTACACGTCCGGCAGCACCGGGAAACCCAAAGGCATTCGGCACACCACCGCCGGTTACAACTTGTGGGCCAAGCGAACGTTCCAGTGGGTGTTCGACCATCACGACGATGACATCTATTGGTGCACCGCCGATTGTGGCTGGATCACCGGACACAGCTATATCGTTTACGGTCCGTTGGCCGCCGGCGCGACGTGCTTGATGTACGAAGGCGCGCCGAACTATCCGGCCGAAGATCGGTTTTGGGAACTGGTCGAAAAGTACCAAGTCACGATTCTTTACACCGCACCGACGGCCATTCGTGCCTTCATCAAATGGGGCGATCAACACGTCGACAAACACGACCTATCATCGCTGCGTTTGTTGGGCAGCGTCGGCGAAGGCATCAACCCCGAAGCTTGGATGTGGTACCACCGCAAGATCGGCAATGAAAAATGTCCGATCGTCGACACGTGGTGGCAGACGGAAACCGGCGGCATCATGATGAGTCCGTTGCCCGGAATCACCGCCACCAAGCCGGGATCATGCACCCGCCCCCTGCCCGGTGTCGTTCCGGTCATCGTCGATGAAGCCGGCAATGACGTCGACGCCGAACACGGCGGCATGCTGTTGATGGGCCAGCCTTGGCCGGGCATGCTTCGCGGCATCTGGGGTGACGAAGATCGCTTCGTCGACCAGTACTGGTCGGCGGTCCCCGGAAAATACTTGACCGGCGACAACGCACGCAAAGACGGCGACGGTTATTACTGGATCATGGGCCGCATCGACGACGTGATCAACGTTTCCGGTCACCGGCTTAGCACGATCGAAGTCGAAAGTGCGTTGGTCAGCCACGACGCGGTTTGCGAAGCGGCCGTCGTCGGACGTCCGGACGACTTGAAAGGCCAGGCAATCGCCGCCTTTGTCACCGTCGCCGATGTCGAACCGAACGAAGAATTACGCAACGAGCTTCGCCAACACGTTCGCAAACAAATCGGTGCCCTGGCCCAACCCGATGACATCCGCTTCACCGCGACGCTGCCCAAAACCCGCAGCGGGAAAATCATGCGACGCTTGTTACGTGATGTCGCCTCGGGCCGGGAAGTCGTCGGCGACACCAGCACGCTGGAAGACCTGTCGGCGCTGGCCAAGCTTCGCGAAGAAGACTGA
- a CDS encoding 6-phosphofructokinase, which yields MQNEQVSIHRPRIGVLTSGGDCPGLNAVLRAVAKTAYWQGYEVFGFEDGFEGLIDPIRYRKLTPQNTQGILTMGGTILGSTNRGRFAARVGVSGRAEIAPELIKKVSATFDELKLEGLICVGGDGSLSTALQFHEAGLPVVGVPKTIDNDLSSTAYTFGFNSAVLCCADALDRLHTTAASHRRVLVMEVMGRHTGWIALHGGIAGGADVILLPEIPWEYDNILAKIDERKQLGKEFTLVVVAEGANLPDGSMVASGEASGNLQTRLGGIGHVVTDELSRRIKQEVRCVVLGHLQRGGGPTTFDRVLATMFGTHAVRLVLQKKFGQMVSFDPPDIVSVPIADAVDSIRTVDPNGSAVMSARALGINFGDTPGYQNPFPIPE from the coding sequence ATGCAAAACGAACAGGTCAGTATTCATCGCCCTCGCATCGGCGTGTTGACCTCCGGCGGCGACTGCCCGGGGCTGAACGCGGTACTACGTGCGGTCGCCAAGACGGCGTATTGGCAGGGCTATGAAGTCTTCGGGTTCGAAGACGGTTTCGAGGGGCTGATCGATCCGATCCGCTATCGCAAGCTGACGCCACAGAACACTCAAGGCATCTTGACCATGGGTGGAACAATTCTGGGCAGCACCAATCGTGGTCGCTTTGCGGCCCGCGTCGGTGTTTCCGGCCGCGCCGAGATCGCTCCCGAATTGATCAAGAAAGTCAGTGCCACCTTTGACGAATTGAAACTGGAAGGCCTGATTTGTGTCGGCGGCGATGGATCGTTATCGACCGCATTGCAGTTTCATGAAGCCGGTTTGCCGGTCGTGGGCGTCCCCAAAACGATCGACAACGATTTGTCATCCACCGCGTACACGTTCGGCTTCAACAGTGCCGTGCTGTGTTGTGCCGATGCGTTGGACCGCTTGCATACGACGGCGGCCAGCCACCGACGCGTGTTGGTTATGGAAGTCATGGGACGCCACACCGGTTGGATTGCCTTGCACGGTGGCATCGCCGGTGGTGCGGACGTGATCCTGCTGCCCGAGATCCCTTGGGAATACGACAACATCCTGGCCAAGATCGACGAACGCAAACAATTGGGGAAAGAGTTCACTTTGGTGGTCGTTGCCGAAGGGGCCAATTTGCCGGACGGATCGATGGTCGCGTCGGGTGAAGCCAGTGGCAACCTACAGACACGACTCGGCGGCATCGGCCACGTGGTCACCGACGAACTTAGTCGGCGTATCAAACAGGAAGTCCGCTGTGTCGTCTTGGGACACCTGCAACGTGGCGGCGGCCCGACGACGTTTGATCGCGTCCTGGCGACGATGTTCGGGACTCACGCGGTTCGCTTGGTGTTACAGAAAAAATTCGGCCAGATGGTCAGCTTTGACCCGCCCGACATCGTCAGCGTTCCGATCGCCGATGCGGTGGATTCGATCCGCACCGTCGACCCTAACGGTTCGGCCGTCATGTCGGCTCGCGCGCTCGGGATCAATTTCGGGGACACGCCCGGATATCAAAACCCGTTCCCGATTCCCGAATAA